Below is a genomic region from Echinicola rosea.
GCACCTTGAAACTTGAGTCTCGGACTCAATAAAATAAAAATGAGATGAAAAAGAACATTATCAATTATACGTTGATCTGGGGAGCAGTCATCATGCTGATTTCCTGTGGTGGCAAAAAAGAAACCAACCAGGCGCAAGAAGAAACCGCGCCACCTTCAGAGGAAAAATGGTCTGTGCGGTTGGCAGATTCTGATATTTCTCGTTTGGAGGACTGGATCGTGGGCGATCCCTATTGGGGTTACCATGAAGGCTTGGTATGCAAGGCCATGTTGGACATGTGGCAGTACACGGGCGATGACAAGTATTTTGAATTTGTGAAAGGTTTTGGTGATAACATCATCGAGGAAGATGGCACCATCAAAACCTACAAGATGGAAATCTATAATATCGATAACATCAATTCCGGAAAAGTACTGATTCCGCTCTATCAGGAAACTGGGGAAGAAAAATTTCGCAAGGCTTTGGATACCTTGATGCAACAATTGGAGAAGCATCCACGGGTTTCGGATGGTGGATTCTGGCATAAGAAAAAATATCCCCATCAGGTGTGGCTGGATGGCCTGTATATGGCAGGGCCTTTTTTGGCAGCTTATGGAGCTACTTTTGATCAGTCCGCACAGGTGGATGACGCCGCGGCGCAATTGATTGCTGCCTATGAGGTGCTTTTTGATCCTGAGAAGCACTTGCTCTATCACGGTTGGGATGAAAGCAGGGAGCAAGACTGGGCAGATAAGGAGACCGGACTATCGTCCAATTTCTGGAGCCGTGGCATGGGCTGGTTTGTGATGGCGATCGTGGATGTCCTGGATTATATGCCTCAGGATCATCCAGACAGGGCCAAGCTGATAGAGATGGCCAATAGCATTGCCGTCGGCATAAAGGACCATCAGGACCCAAAGACCGGTGCTTGGTACCAAGTGACCGATCAGGGAGATCGTGAGGGAAATTACCTCGAAGCTTCCGGAACAGGGATGTTTGTGTATTTTCTGTATAAGGGCGTTCGTAAAGGATATTTGCCCGAAACCTATTTAGCTACGGCCAACAAAGGCTATGAAGGCCTGGTCAATCAGTTTTTTAAAGTGGAAGCAGATGGTACCGTTACCGTGACCGATGTCTGCTCTGTAGCGGGACTGGGCGGTGATGGTAATCGTGATGGGAGTTTTGAATATTACATTTCCGAACCGATCAAAGAGAATGACCCCAAAGGCACCGCTCCAGCTGTGATGGCCAGCATAGAACATGAAAGATCTTTGGCCGAAAATCAATAATATAGGACATGCATTACTCAAAAAAACTTAGCGCTTTTGCGCCTTTGCGAATACTTTTTCTCGGTCTTCTGATTGCGGTTTTGTTGGGCAGCTGTGCCACGACGGCCGATGCTCAGGGGCCAGCTATTCTAAATAAGCAAGACTTTAAACACTATGCGGAATACTTTAACCGCATGGAAGACGAAAATATTGCCCAAGCCATTCCAAATTCAGAATCTTGGGAATGGATGGAGGAAAATATCCCACTATTTGAAGCTCCTCAGGAGAATTTCGAAGAGATGTTTTACTACCGATGGTGGTCACTGCGAAAGCATATCAAGGAAACTCCCGTGGGCTATGCCATGACCGAATTTTTGGTGGAACGGTCTTATTCTGATAAGTACAATTTGATCAGCTGTGCGCTGGGGCATCACATTTATGAGTCCCGATGGCTGCACGATCCCAAATACCTGGACCAGATCGTCCACACGTGGTACCGCGGCAATGAGGGTGAGCCCATGGAAAAGCTGCATAGTTTTAGCAGCTGGACAGCGGATGCCTTGTACCAACGCTATTTGGTGACCGGGGACAAACAATACCTGCTGGATATGCTTCCAGACCTTCTGAAAGAATACCAATGGTGGGTGGACAATCGGCAGCGGGAGGATGGTCTGTTTTGGCAAATCGACGTAAAAGATGGCATGGAAGAATCCATCAGTGGCGGACGACATGTCAAAAATGTGCGTCCTACCATCAACAGCTACATGTACGGCAATGCGAAGGCCATAGCCAAAATCGCAGCACTCAAAGGGGATGATGCCATGGCAAAAGAGTACGAGGAAAGGGCCGCCCGTATCAAGGAATTGGTGCAGGAGCACCTGTGGAACCAAGAGGATTTGTTCTTTGAGACAGTGAAAGAAGAGGGCGGCTTTGCGCAAGTTCGGGAGGCCATCGGTTTTATCCCTTGGTATTTTAACCTTCCGGAGGACAAAAATCCCTACCATGCCGCTTGGGACCAAGTGACAGACGAAGGTGGCTTTATGGCTCCTTTTGGCTTGACCACTGCCGAGTGTCGCCATCCTGATTTTAGGACCCATGGGTGCTGTAATTGCGAATGGGACGGAGCCATTTGGCCATTTGCTACTAGTCAGACCATGACGGGCATGGCGAATTTATTGAACAACTACCATCAGGACATGGTGGATAAATCCGATTATTTTACCCAAATGGAAAAATATGTGGAGTCTCAATATTACCGCGGGCGCCCGTATATCGGAGAATACCTGGATGAAAAAACCGGCTTTTGGCTGAAAGGCGACCAAGAGCGAAGCCGCTACTATAACCATTCTACTTTTAATGACATGATCATCACTGGACTCGTGGGATTCCGGCCAGGTCCGGGAGGTCGGTTTGAGGTAAACCCATTGGTGCCAGCAGCAAAATGGGATTGGTTCTGTCTGGATAATGTTGCCTATCAGGGAAATATCGTAACCATATTCTGGGATAAAACTGGTGAAAAATACAATAAGGGAAAAGGGTTGCATGTGCTGGTAAATGGAGTGGAAGTGGGGCACGCAGAAGGATTGGAGCGAATGGCATTGCAAATGCATCACTAAACTAAGGCTCGTTACAAACGAGCCTTAGTTTAGTGATGCTTAGTCTAGTGAATGGGCTAGTGCTGGGTCATTCGCATTATAATTGCCATGTTCGTTTGTCGCTTGTTACAAACTTGTTCCTCGTTCCTGTTCCTCGTTTCAAACGAGGAACAGGAAGTTTAAATAATATTACATGATGAAACGATTAACTGCTTCGGGACTTTTAATTTTTATGTTGATATCCATGGTCATGGGCCATCCTGAAGGTGATGTGGCTGTGGAAGGGCTTAAGGTGGAGATGCTCACCAATCCGTCAGGCATTGATGTGCGATTTCCGAAATTAAGCTGGCAAATTTCGACAGATCAAAAGGCCACCTACCAAGAGGCATATCAAGTGTTAGTAGCATCATCACCGGAGCTGTTGAATACTGAGGAGGCGGATTTGTGGAATTCCGGGAAGGTCGCTTCGGATGAGTGCTTAAACGTGCGATATGCAGGTGAGGAGCTGGAAAAGGATACCAAAGTCTATTGGAGGGTAAAAGTCTGGACGAATCATGGGTCGAGTGCTTGGAGTGCTACGGCACATTGGAGTTTTGGATTGCCGTACTACAAGGATTGGCGGGGGCGCTGGATAGGTTTCGACAGGGCTTTTCCTTGGGAAGATATTTCGACTTTTCCGACTTTGGGAGCGCGGTATTTCCGGAATGAATTTGAAGTAAAAAAGCAGATCAAGCGAGCCACTGTTTACCTCATGGGTTTGGGGCTTTATGAGCTGCACCTAAATGGCCAAAAAGTGGGTGATGCGGTGCTGGCACCCTCTCCGACAGACTATACCCAAAATGTAAAATACAATACCTATGATGTCACTGAAATGCTCCGTGGAGAGGCCGAAAATGCCGTGGGGATTATGTTAGGGAATGGCCGGTATTTTACCATGCGCCAAAATTATAAACCCTATAAAATCAAGAATTTCGGTTTTCCAAAGGTGCTTTTTAACCTTATCATCCACTATGCAGATGGCAGTAAAGAGGTGGTTTCGACCAGTGACGAATGGAAGGGTACCGCCGATGGCCCGATCAGGAATAACAATGAATACGATGGAGAATACTACGATGCCAACAAGGAATTTCCCGGATGGGACAGCGTAGGTTTTGATGATTCATCCTGGCTTCAAGCCGAATATGTGCAGGAACCACGAGGGGATTACGAGGCGCAGATGAACGAAAATATGAAAGTGATGAGGGAAGTTGTGCCTATATCGCTGGAAGCGATTGGCGGAGACCGATACATCCTGGACATGGGCCAAAATATGGTGGGATGGCTGCAGATGACGGCGCAAGGAGAAAAAGGAGATACCGTAAAGTTAAAATTCGCCGAGTCCCTGCAAGAAGATGGTGAGCTTTTTATGACCAACCTCCGTGACGCTAAAGTCACCGATACCTACATTCTTAAGGATGACCAAGAAGTCACTTGGGAGCCGCGTTTTACCTATCATGGATTTCGATTTGTGGAGATTTCAGGTTACCCAAGAGAGCCGAAGATAGAAGACTTTTTAGGCAAAATGGTGTACGATGATATCAGGACTTTGGGGCAATTCGAAACTTCAGATCCTGTGCTAAACCAAATCTATCAAAACGCCTGGTGGGGCATTGCCGGTAATTACAAAGGTATGCCGGTGGACTGTCCGCAGCGGAATGAACGGCAGCCTTGGCTGGGAGACCGCGCGGTAGGAGCGCATGGTGAGTTTTACATGTTTGATAATGTACGGTTGTATAAGAAGTGGCTGGAGGATATACGACTGGCTCAGAAAGCAGATGGAGCCTTGCCTGATGTAGCCCCTGCTTACTGGCGCTATTACAGTGACAATATGACTTGGCCGGGTACTTACCTAATGATCGCTGATATGCTGTATCAGCAGACAGGAGATACCAGCGTGATCCGTGAAAATTATGCTGCCATGAAAAAGTGGCTTGTCTATATGGCTGACCGTTATATGAACGATGAATTTATCGTCACCAAGGACAGCTATGGCGACTGGGTGGTGCCACCTCCCAGTATCGAAGCGGGAACAGGCCAAAATGCAGATGTAAAGCGGCCAAGTGCACTGATCTCCACCGCTTACTATTACCATTTTATGGAAATGATGAGCGATTTTGCGCGTGTTCTCGGTAAGCAAAGAGATATCCCGGAATATCAAGCCCTAAAGGAAAGAGTGCATGAAGGTTTTCAGCAGGCGTTTTATCAGGACGGTTTTTATGGCGAAAATAAAATGACCGATAATTTGCTGCCATTGGCATTTGGAATGGTACCCGAAGATGATCGACAGCAGGTTTTTGATCAAGTGGTAGAGACCATCCAAGTCAAAAACAACGGTCACCTGAGCACTGGCCTTATCGGCACACAGTGGTTGATGCGGACGCTTTCTGATTTTGGCAGGGCTGATCTGGCATTGAAAATAGCCACCAATACGACTTTTCCCAGTTGGGGCTATATGATCGAAAACGGTGCTACTACCATCTGGGAGCTTTGGCACGGCAATGTGGCCAAGCCCACTATGAACTCCCAAAACCACACCATGCTCTTAGGGGATTTGACAGTTTGGTTTTACGAGTATTTGGCGGGGATCAAAGCGGGTGCAGACAGCCCTGGCTTTAAAGTTTTTGAATTGCAGCCCGTGTTTGTAGAAGGCTTGGACAGCGTAAAAGCAAGTTTCGATTCCCCATATGGGACAATTGGAAGTCATTGGGAACGGATGGGCGAACAGATCACTTGGAAAATTAAAGTGCCTGTAAATACTACGGCGATTGTAAAAATGCCCATTGCTGCAACGGGAGAGATTTTACTGAACGGGGAAGTACTCCGTTCAGGAGAAATGGAGGTAAGGTTGAGTTCCGGAGAATATGAATTGGTGTTTTGATAGGTAGGAGCCAAGTACTTTTCCCTAAAATTGTAAGAGGCTTTGCCTTTTAGGAGGGAAATTAATTAAATTTATAGCACATTTGTTCGCTACTCCATCTACTGTTATAACATTAAGAAAACAATATGTTGTTATGGGTAGGATGAATGTAGTGTGTGTTATCATGATTCTTTTAGGGGCCTGTCAGCCGGCGAGCCCTGATTATCCCGAATCCAACTGTGCTGAAGCCACTGAGTTTGTCCAAGAAGTGGAAAATAGAAAGGGACTTTTGTCCCGCATGGAAGATTCGGATAAATATGCGATCAGCTATCATTTTCCCGGGACATATGATGTGATAGAGGTTGGTGTGGTATGCTCTATACTGGCTGATTTTTCCCTACCAGAAGGTGGGGAGGAGCCTATGGAGGTGATTTTTAGCGGATATTACTGGAAATATACCAATGTTCCACCAAGTCTGCCAGCTGGAAGCGCTGCTTATTATTTGGAGGTGACTGCCATAAGTCAGGAATGATACCGAATAATTATTCCCCAAAAATCCCGCTGTGCATCTATTGGCCTAAAATTAAAACCTTCCCTAAAGCAGGCAAACTCCTTCTTTTCTAGCAGCCAATATTCTTTTTGGCTAGTATTTCGTCAAACAAGCCTGCCTTTTTGCCTACCCGCTTTTTAATTTCTTAACGCCCAATACCTGCAAGGGGGATCCGATTAATAAGTTTCTTATGAATACATTATCATCATTATTCCATGTAGTGGTATATTTTCTTAAGTAACCAAGTTGAGCCGGAACTATAAGCCCCCCTGAGCCAAAAAAGGTATCGCTTCCTTATGACGACCCTTGGTATGCCTGTTTTCCAGCCGATGGTGGAGGCCGTTAAGAAAGGGAGTTGGCTCGCGTCGTGGAACAGCGAGACCCACTCGCTTTTAGGCCGTAGCCATCGGGTGGAAATTAAAATGGGTGACGGATCCACGTCGCAGGGGAAATCCATGTTCCATTTTAAAGGGCAGACCACCGGCCTAGATTTTTTTCTTTCTTTTTTCATCAATGGAAAAAAGGAAAAGGATAAAGTCCACCAGGATGATCAGGTTTCCCCAGCCAAAGTCAATCAAAAAAAGGACTTTTAGGTATTTGAAAAGAAGGAAATCCCCTTAACTAAACGGCATTGAACCCGCATTATGCATTAGTCTATCTATTAACCTGAGCTCGACTTAATTTTAGTATAAAAAGCGTCATAGCGAACCCTTTTAAGGAGGATGTGGGTTGGAAAAGGGTGTGGCAACTCGCCGCGGCGAGCTGCCACGGCTTCCACCCGCTCAGGCCTCCCTCTAAGCCTCGCAGTGACGATTTTATAATCGAACTGAGGTTATTACGATTCCTAATGCATAAAACGGGTTGAATTTTTTTTAGGGATAAAATCCATTGCTAGTTTTTGATATATTGGTGCCTGTTAACGTGTTATGTTTTTGGTTTTAACAGGTGTCTGATGGATGATTTCGCATTTGATTTTATTTTAGGTCTCCATATCGTTGGTGGAGGAGTCGGTTTACTTTTTGGGACGATCACCATGATTCGCCCCAAAGGTGATGGCCCACATCGAAAGTTTGGAAAAGGGTTTTATGGGGGGATGCTATTGGCCAGTTTATCAGGATTGGTGTTGTCGGTGATGCATCCCAATACGTTTTTGTTTGTTATTGGAGCGTTTACCTTGTATATGGTCGGATCGGGTTATCGGTACTTGAAGTTAAAAGGGTTACCACACCGTAACAAGGCAAAATGGATTGATTGGGGGTTAACGGTAATGATGATACTTTTTGCATTGGTTTTTTTTGTGCAAGGAGCCAGAAGCCTTTCCCAAGGGAATTTCTTTGGGGTGGTCATGCTGGTGTTTGGAGCAATCGGAACATTAATGGTTTATGGTGACATTAAGTTTTACCAAGGGGTCATAAAGAGCCAGACATTTTGGTTGCGGGGACATATTGCCCGGATGTGTGGGGCATATATTGCCAGTTTGACGGCTTTTTTGGTGGTGAATATCTATTTTCTTCCTCCATTGCTTATTTGGTTACTGCCTACAGTGACCATTACTCCTTTGATCGTGAAGTGGAGCAGAAAGTACAAAAAGCGACCTTTTGGTAGAATATAATGGATTTTGGTTTATGTGGATTACTTTTTACCCACCTGCAGATAGGCTTCTAGAGCTTGGACATACTCTTCGAAGGCCTGGATTCCCTTTTTGGTAATTTTGCAGGTGGTAAGGGGGAAATTATCACGGAAGGATTTTTCCACCTCGATATACCCGGCAGTTTTTAGCTTTCCGATCTGGATGGATAAATTACCTGAGGTAGCACCTGTCTTTTCCTTGATAAACGTAAACTCCGCATTTTCCACAGACATCAGTAAGGAAACAATGGCCAATCGGAGTTGGCTGTGCAGTATGGGGTTTAGTGCTTTGAACATCAGTTGTTGGGAATTTTTGCTTTCATTAAATGGGCGGGGATGATATAACTGGTCAAAACAGCCACCATTAGCAGGATAAGTTGGTATTGGAAGGGTTGGCTAAAAGCGATAAAGCCGCAGATAGAACTGGCAATCCCGCCAATCATTAGTATCCGGTACTTCAAGGCCATGGCCGTGGCATAAGAAGCTGTTCCGTATAAAATCATAAAGATAGGATACGCAATCTCCCATCCAATGGTAAAGGCCTTGAAAAGTACCAAGATAATTGCAATTCCCATACCTCCCCAGATTCCTGCCATCACGCGGCCCATATAGCTTTTTACCTTGCTGTGCTTTTTTCGTCTTCCTAAGTAAACGAAATGTGCTACACCACCAAGTGCCATCAACATCCACACGCGATATGGATGAGCATAGGACAAGACATAGCCAGAAACATAATGTGCCACCGCACATCCAAGCGTCAGGTAGCCCCATAGAAAATAGAGAAATCGGTCTTGGTAGATTTGATATTTGGTGGATTCTACCATTGATCGGATGAGGTGAAGGCTTTCCTTTTCATTCCATTGTTTTGTGCTTTCCATGATTGTTTGGTTAAAGTTTCAAATATATCACTAATATAAATAAGTTTATTTTATAAACCAAATAAGAATCAATTACTTATAAATTTCACTTTGATTATAAAACCGTCACTGCGAGGCTTAATATTTATAAAGACATGGGGAGATCTTTATTATCTACTGCTACCAGCATCAAGGAGCAGTTTCCAATTTTTGTTTTGTCCAGAATTACCCACAGTAAATCAAGTTTGACTAAAAAACAACCCGGTTTTTTTCCGGGTCTTTTGGATTATAGTGGGTAAAGATAAAATGCCAGCTATTGCATCGTTGATTCATAATCTTTTGTTCTGCCTGAGGTATTTGACGTTAAGAAATCAAAGAAGTGGGCTGGAAAAGGCGCAGGATTGATTGACGTGAGTCGGCACACAAAGCTGGTCTGCTGCTCACATGTAGGAGTTCACCTGCGCGAGTGCTGGCTTTGATTTTAGCCGAAATCGCTCACCGCAGCGGGTTTTCCACCACGGGCGGATAGGTTTGGGTTACTTTTTTGACCTAACGTAAAAAAGTAACAAGGTAACAAAGTGATCGTCACGCTATTACTTGGCAAACAAAATAAAAGTTACCCACAGTAAATCATATAGAACCTTATTTTTCTTCTATAAATTGACGTTGTATTTCGTCTTCTTCCTCTTCCTGGTGAGGTTTGGTATCTTCTGTAAAGAATTTCTTTTGGAATAATAGGATAAATACTACCCCCATAAAGATCGAAGCGTCGGCAACATTAAATATGGGCCATAACGCCGTATAACTTCCTCCCCACAAGGGTACCCAGTCGGGGATAAAACCCTCCCAAATATCGATATAAAACATATCTACTACCTGACCGTGAAACCAAGGCGTGCTGGCATCAAAAGGGGCATTTCCCATCAATACGCCGTAGAAGACGCTGTCCACCAAATTACCGATGGCTCCGCCCAAAATCATGGCGATACACACGATATAGCCTGGGTGGACCTTTTTCTTGATCAGGTAATAGAGGTAATAACCGATGCCCACCATGGCGACAAGCCTGAAAGTGGTCAAGATCAGCTTCCCATATTCCGAACCGAGCTGCATGCCGAAGGCCATTCCCGGATTGGTAGTATAATGGAGCTTAAACCAGTCACCGAAAATCTTGATCTGGCCGGCAGTTCCCATAGCCATATTTGTATCCACGGCCAATTTTACGATTTGGTCGATCAAGATGACCAGTAAGGTAATGCCAAAGTATTTTAAATATTTCATTTGCTATAAGTTCAGCGAATCATAATACAATGACCGCACTTGTTTAGTTTATACTTTATCTACCTTTACTTTCAGTTCGAAGTCATCCATGTCCAGCACCGTTCCTTCTTCCACATCTCCATTTACGGAAAGTGATAGGGCTTGTGTTTCGGCCTGGATGTAGGCCGAGAAGTTTTCCAGTGCACTGTCCACTTGCTCGCTTAGCTGGGCCACTTTGATGGTGATTTTGTCCTGCACTTCCAGTCCCATGTCCTTTCTCAGGTTTTGGATTCTATTGACCAAATCCCTGGCGATTCCTTCTTGTTTGAGTTTCTCGGTCAGCGTGACGTCCAGCGCAACGGTGATGCCATTGGCGCTGGCTACAGACCAGCCGGGAATATCCTGAGAGGTAATGAGCACCTCATCCAGGGCCAAGCTGGCTTTTTCGCCATCTATGTCGATCTCGATGGAGCCATTCCGTTCCAGTGTGTTGATCTCCTCCTGGCCCCATTTCCCGATCGCAGCGGCCACCAGCTTCATTTTGGGACCAAAGCGCTTGCCGAGCAGCGGGAAGTTAGGTTTGGCATTTTTCACCAATATCCCTGAAGCATCATCGATGTACTCGACACCTTTGATATTAACTTCAGATTTGATCAGTTCTTCCACGTGCTGGATTTGCTGCCTGGTCTTTTCGTTCAGGATAGGAATTAGGATCTTTTGTAGAGGTTGACGCACCTTCAGTTTGTCCTTTTTCCTCAGGCTGTGCACCAAAGATGAAATGTCCTGCGCCAATTGCATGCTGGCTTCCAGGTCTTCATTGATCAGCGCATCGTCCGCTGTCTTCCAGTCGGTCAGGTGTATCGATTCCGGTAAATCCTGTCCTGCTTCTTTTGCACCTTCAGTAAGGTTGGTAAACATCCAGTCCGCATAAAATGGCGCAAAGGAAGACATCAATTGGCTCAGTGCCATCAGACATTCGTACAATGTCTCATAAGCAGCCTTTTTATCTTGGTTCATTTCGCCTCTCCAGAAGCGTTTCCTGGCCAGCCTCACATACCAGTTGGACAATTGGTCCACTGTAAAGTTCATAATGGCACGGGTTGCTCTGGTGGCGTCATAATTGTCCATGGAGCTTTCCACTTCCTTGATCAGTGACTGGAGCTTCGAAACGATCCATCTATCCAGTTCCGGCCTTTCACTTACGGCCTCGGTTTTGGTAGGATCATAGGTAAATGCATCCAGATTAGCATATAACGCAAAGAAGTTATAGGTATTTTGCAATGTCCCGAAGAACCTGCGCTGCACTTCAGCCACCCCTTCCAAGTTAAACTTCAAGTTGTCCCATGGATTGGCATTGGCGAGCATGTACCAGCGGAGAGCATCCGGGCCATATTCTTTGAGGGTTTTGAACGGATCGACGGCATTGCCAAGGCGTTTGGACATTTTATTGCCATTTTTGTCCAGCACCAAGCCATTGGCAATCACATTTTTGAAGGCCACACTGTCAAAAAGCATCACCGCAATGGCATGAAGGGTAAAGAACCACCCTCTGGTCTGGTCCACGCCTTCTGCAATATAGTCTGCCGGATAATTGGCTTTGAAGATGTCTTCATTTTCGAAAGGGTAATGCCACTGGGCATAGGGCATCGCCCCTGAGTCAAACCAAACATCGATCAGGTCCGGTTCACGGAACATTTTATTGCCTTGGCTGTCCACCAAGATCACGTCATCCACGTATGGTCGGTGGAGGTCGATCTCTTCTCCTTTAAATGGAGACGCTTTCATAATGCCCTTGGCAATGGATTTTTCGATCTCTTCGTTCAGTTCAGCGATGGAGCCGATACATTTGGTTTCGGTAGCATCTTCGTTTCTCCAAACCGGCAACGGCGTGCCCCAGAATCGGGAACGGCTCAGGTTCCAGTCCACCAGATTTTCCAGCCAGTTGCCAAAGCGGCCGGTTCCAGTGGCTTCCGGTTTCCAGTTGATGGTCTTGTTTAGCTCCACCAAGCGATCCTTGCAAGCGGTGGTTTTTACAAACCAGCTTTCGAGTGGATAATATAGCACGGGCATGTCTGTCCTCCAGCAGTGGGGATAACTGTGCTCGTATTTTTCTACTTTGAACGCTCTATTTTCATTTTTGAGGATAATGGAAATGATCACATCGGTGTTTTTGTATTCCGCGGCATTTTCATCCTCCTTCAGGTAATTCTTCACATAGAAATCATCCACCGTATATTCCTTGTGGGCAGTGATTTCGTGCTCCTTCATCTTGGCCAAAAGGTATTCGCCTACAACGGGCAAGAACTTACCTTTTTTGTCCACTACAGGGATTTCATTGTCCTGTTCGTCCTTGACAAATACACCGGGAACACCTGCTTGTACCAAGGTCCTAAAGTCATCCGCACCGAAAGCTTTGGCGAGGTGCACGATTCCCGTACCGTCTTCGGTGGTCACATAGTCCGCTGGAATAACAGTATAAGCGGGATGTGGAAGCTTGATGCCCTCAATGGGGAAAAGCGGTTCGTACTCCATGCCCAGCATGTCGCTCCCCTTGAATTCTTCCACCACTTCGTACGGGATCAATTTGTCCCCGGGCTTGTACTCCTCTAATTTCAGCTCAGCAGCTTTTTTGTTGAAGAAAGCGCTCATCCTGGCTTTTGCCAAAATTACCGTTTGTGGCTGGAAGGTGTAAGGGTTAAAGGTATTGACTTTGACATAGTCCAGCTTCTCGCCGACTGCCAATGCAGAATTTGAAGGAAGTGTCCATGGGGTGGTGGTCCAAGCGATGATGTATTCATTTTCGCGGCCTTTTACCTTAAACTGCGCTGTGATGGAGGTGTCCTTCACATCACGGTAGCAGCCCGGTTGGTTGAGCTCGTGAGAACTCAGACCTGTACCTGCCGCTGGGGAATAGGGCTGGATGGTGTAACCTTTATAAAGGAGGTCTTTATCGTATAACCGCTTCAGCAGGCTCCAAAGCGTCTCGATATATTTTGGGTCAAAGGTGATATAGGGATCATCAAGATCAACCCAATAGCCGATCTTTTCGGTCAGGTCATCCCATTCGTCCTTAAACCGCATGACCGTTTCACGGCATTTTTTATTGTATTCTTCTACAGAAATTTTCTTTCCAATATCCTCTTTGGTGATGCCAAGCTCTTTCTCTACTTGCAGCTCCACCGGCAGACCATGGGTATCCCAGCCGCCCTTACGCTTCACTTGGTATCCCTTCAGGGTCTTGTACCGACAAAAAATATCCTTCAGTGTTCTGGCCATCACGTGGTGAATGCCCGGGGTACCGTTTGCTGACGGGGGGCCTTCAAAAAAGGTAAATGTCTCGGCTCCCTCGCGGTTTTGCACGGACTTTTCAAATACCTTGTTCTCTTGCCAGTA
It encodes:
- a CDS encoding glycoside hydrolase family 88/105 protein — translated: MKKNIINYTLIWGAVIMLISCGGKKETNQAQEETAPPSEEKWSVRLADSDISRLEDWIVGDPYWGYHEGLVCKAMLDMWQYTGDDKYFEFVKGFGDNIIEEDGTIKTYKMEIYNIDNINSGKVLIPLYQETGEEKFRKALDTLMQQLEKHPRVSDGGFWHKKKYPHQVWLDGLYMAGPFLAAYGATFDQSAQVDDAAAQLIAAYEVLFDPEKHLLYHGWDESREQDWADKETGLSSNFWSRGMGWFVMAIVDVLDYMPQDHPDRAKLIEMANSIAVGIKDHQDPKTGAWYQVTDQGDREGNYLEASGTGMFVYFLYKGVRKGYLPETYLATANKGYEGLVNQFFKVEADGTVTVTDVCSVAGLGGDGNRDGSFEYYISEPIKENDPKGTAPAVMASIEHERSLAENQ
- a CDS encoding lipoprotein signal peptidase encodes the protein MKYLKYFGITLLVILIDQIVKLAVDTNMAMGTAGQIKIFGDWFKLHYTTNPGMAFGMQLGSEYGKLILTTFRLVAMVGIGYYLYYLIKKKVHPGYIVCIAMILGGAIGNLVDSVFYGVLMGNAPFDASTPWFHGQVVDMFYIDIWEGFIPDWVPLWGGSYTALWPIFNVADASIFMGVVFILLFQKKFFTEDTKPHQEEEEDEIQRQFIEEK
- a CDS encoding MGH1-like glycoside hydrolase domain-containing protein → MHYSKKLSAFAPLRILFLGLLIAVLLGSCATTADAQGPAILNKQDFKHYAEYFNRMEDENIAQAIPNSESWEWMEENIPLFEAPQENFEEMFYYRWWSLRKHIKETPVGYAMTEFLVERSYSDKYNLISCALGHHIYESRWLHDPKYLDQIVHTWYRGNEGEPMEKLHSFSSWTADALYQRYLVTGDKQYLLDMLPDLLKEYQWWVDNRQREDGLFWQIDVKDGMEESISGGRHVKNVRPTINSYMYGNAKAIAKIAALKGDDAMAKEYEERAARIKELVQEHLWNQEDLFFETVKEEGGFAQVREAIGFIPWYFNLPEDKNPYHAAWDQVTDEGGFMAPFGLTTAECRHPDFRTHGCCNCEWDGAIWPFATSQTMTGMANLLNNYHQDMVDKSDYFTQMEKYVESQYYRGRPYIGEYLDEKTGFWLKGDQERSRYYNHSTFNDMIITGLVGFRPGPGGRFEVNPLVPAAKWDWFCLDNVAYQGNIVTIFWDKTGEKYNKGKGLHVLVNGVEVGHAEGLERMALQMHH
- a CDS encoding winged helix-turn-helix domain-containing protein — protein: MFKALNPILHSQLRLAIVSLLMSVENAEFTFIKEKTGATSGNLSIQIGKLKTAGYIEVEKSFRDNFPLTTCKITKKGIQAFEEYVQALEAYLQVGKK
- a CDS encoding alpha-L-rhamnosidase translates to MMKRLTASGLLIFMLISMVMGHPEGDVAVEGLKVEMLTNPSGIDVRFPKLSWQISTDQKATYQEAYQVLVASSPELLNTEEADLWNSGKVASDECLNVRYAGEELEKDTKVYWRVKVWTNHGSSAWSATAHWSFGLPYYKDWRGRWIGFDRAFPWEDISTFPTLGARYFRNEFEVKKQIKRATVYLMGLGLYELHLNGQKVGDAVLAPSPTDYTQNVKYNTYDVTEMLRGEAENAVGIMLGNGRYFTMRQNYKPYKIKNFGFPKVLFNLIIHYADGSKEVVSTSDEWKGTADGPIRNNNEYDGEYYDANKEFPGWDSVGFDDSSWLQAEYVQEPRGDYEAQMNENMKVMREVVPISLEAIGGDRYILDMGQNMVGWLQMTAQGEKGDTVKLKFAESLQEDGELFMTNLRDAKVTDTYILKDDQEVTWEPRFTYHGFRFVEISGYPREPKIEDFLGKMVYDDIRTLGQFETSDPVLNQIYQNAWWGIAGNYKGMPVDCPQRNERQPWLGDRAVGAHGEFYMFDNVRLYKKWLEDIRLAQKADGALPDVAPAYWRYYSDNMTWPGTYLMIADMLYQQTGDTSVIRENYAAMKKWLVYMADRYMNDEFIVTKDSYGDWVVPPPSIEAGTGQNADVKRPSALISTAYYYHFMEMMSDFARVLGKQRDIPEYQALKERVHEGFQQAFYQDGFYGENKMTDNLLPLAFGMVPEDDRQQVFDQVVETIQVKNNGHLSTGLIGTQWLMRTLSDFGRADLALKIATNTTFPSWGYMIENGATTIWELWHGNVAKPTMNSQNHTMLLGDLTVWFYEYLAGIKAGADSPGFKVFELQPVFVEGLDSVKASFDSPYGTIGSHWERMGEQITWKIKVPVNTTAIVKMPIAATGEILLNGEVLRSGEMEVRLSSGEYELVF